From one Oncorhynchus keta strain PuntledgeMale-10-30-2019 chromosome 30, Oket_V2, whole genome shotgun sequence genomic stretch:
- the LOC118380499 gene encoding E3 ubiquitin-protein ligase RLIM isoform X21, with amino-acid sequence MEGSDSSEPGASDQPEAQRRRQRDRLDREEAFYQFVNNLSEADYRLMRDNNLLGTPGEITAEELLSRLQQIKDGPEQQQPSINTSETGEATGELAEGPEDPSNGDTLLDWLNTVRRTGNTTRSGHRGNQSWRAVSRTNPNSGDFRFSLEINVNRNLAEQQARAEGEAEAQEEAPTRAPGNGVEVQPEAEVPMETGEVLEEPVVEEMAVIVEPEAEMEPVADVEAEPVADVEAEPVADIEAEPVADVEAEPVADVEAEPVADVEAEPVADVEAEPVADVEAEPVAEVEAEAEVEAELEAEVEAELEAEVEAELEAEVEAELEAEVEAELEAEVEAEPEAEVEAEPEAEVEADPEAELEAEMVPELVVEVVPQLPSPVTTTPPVSRPASPLVQAPPAAPAPPSPPPEEPPRRGQRRARSRSPEQRRTRARTTRSRSPLTLDRLPRHVPTSPAPQAPAEGSSRTRQHVLSRQSTAEYEAQSAGTGSDTGSGNVPEPGTTPPQEGEAAGGEGAAGRRPPTIMLDLQVRRVRPGEYRQRDSIANRTRSRSQNSNNTFLYESERGGFRRTFSRSERAGVRTYVSTIRIPIRRISDAGLGEATSMALQTMIRQIMTGFGELSYFMDSDSDSSDSNRGGGNPTGAADLAEALNTPDGGVASMAEGVEPPVSVSGHSIGGAGEARTEEREGEDGMGLGLSPGIGLGVGGTPREGRARPRAPISLEEPGSLPFLRLAHFFLLNDEDEEQPRGLTKEQIDNLSTRNFGESDALKTCSVCITEYAEGNKLRKLPCSHEYHVHCIDRWLSENSTCPICRRAVLVSANRESVV; translated from the exons ATGGAGGGCTCCGACAGTTCTGAGCCAGGCGCCAGTGACCAACCAGAGGCCCAGCGCAGGCGGCAACGGGACCGGCTAGACCGGGAGGAGGCCTTCTACCAGTTTGTCAACAACCTGAGTGAGGCAGACTACCGGCTGATGAGAGACAACAACCTGCTAGGTACCCCAG GTGAGATCACAGCAGAGGAGTTGTTGAGTCGGCTGCAGCAGATTAAGGATGGACCAGAGCAGCAGCAGCCTAGCATCAACACCAGTGAGACTGGAGAAGCTACAGGAG AACTGGCAGAAGGTCCAGAGGACCCGTCTAACGGCGACACCCTCTTGGATTGGCTGAACACCGTCAGGCGGACAGGCAACACCACCCGCAGTGGTCACCGAGGCAACCAGTCATGGCGGGCGGTGAGCCGGACCAACCCAAACAGCGGAGACTTCCGGTTCAGTCTGGAGATCAACGTTAACCGTAACCTGGCCGAGCAGCAGGCCCGCGCCGAGGGGGAGGCCGAGGCGCAGGAGGAGGCCCCAACTAGAGCACCTGGCAATGGGGTGGAGGTCCAGCCGGAGGCGGAGGTGCCcatggagacaggagaggtgCTGGAGGAACCAGTTGTGGAGGAGATGGCTGTCATAGTGGAACCAGAAGCGGAGATGGAGCCAGTGGCTGATGTAGAAGCTGAGCCAGTGGCTGACGTAGAAGCTGAGCCAGTGGCTGACATAGAAGCTGAGCCAGTGGCTGACGTAGAAGCTGAGCCAGTGGCTGATGTAGAAGCTGAGCCAGTGGCTGACGTAGAAGCTGAGCCAGTGGCTGACGTAGAAGCTGAGCCAGTGGCTGACGTAGAAGCTGAGCCAGTGGCTGAAGTAGAAGCAGAGGCTGAAGTAGAAGCTGAGCTAGAGGCTGAAGTAGAAGCTGAGCTAGAGGCTGAAGTAGAAGCTGAGCTAGAGGCTGAAGTAGAAGCTGAGCTAGAGGCTGAAGTAGAAGCTGAGCTAGAGGCTGAAGTAGAAGCTGAGCCAGAGGCTGAAGTAGAAGCTGAGCCAGAG GCTGAAGTAGAAGCTGATCCAGAGGCAGAACTAGAAGCAGAGATGGTCCCAGagttagtagtagaggtagtccCACAGCTGCCCAGCCCTGTCACCACCACCCCTCCTGTCTCCAGACCAGCCAGTCCCCTGGTGCAGGCCCCTCCAGCCGCCCCTGCCCCTCCTAGCCCGCCCCCTGAGGAGCCTCCGCGACGGGGCCAGAGACGAGCCCGCAGCCGTAGCCCTGAGCAGCGCCGGACCAGGGCTCGCACCACACGAAGTCGTTCCCCCCTCACCCTGGACCGACTCCCCCGCCACGTCCCCACCAGCCCCGCCCCCCAGGCCCCCGCAGAGGGAAGCTCACGGACTCGACAGCATGTTCTGTCCCGGCAGAGCACCGCAGAGTACGAGGCCCAGTCAGCCGGAACAGGGTCTGACACGGGGTCTGGGAACGTCCCAGAGCCTGGTACCACCCCACCCCAGGAGGGAGAGGCCGCGGGCGGGGAGGGAGCAGCAGGACGACGTCCCCCCACCATCATGCTGGACCTGCAGGTGCGTCGTGTTCGTCCAGGTGAGTACCGCCAGAGGGACAGCATTGCTAACAGAACCCGCTCACGCTCCCAGAACTCCAACAACACCTTCCTGTACGAGAGTGAGAGGGGCGGGTTCCGCAGGACCTTCTCCAGGTCCGAGCGTGCGGGTGTGAGGACGTACGTCAGCACCATCAGGATCCCCATCAGGAGGATCAGTGATGCAGGGTTGGGAGAGGCCACCTCCATGGCTCTGCAGACCATGATACGACAGATCATGACCGGCTTCGGAGAGCTCAGCTACTTCATGGACTCAGACTCTGACTCCTCGGACTCAAACCGTGGCGGTGGTAACCCCACTGGCGCTGCCGACCTGGCCGAGGCGCTCAACACTCCCGACGGGGGAGTAGCCAGCATGGCGGAGGGGGTGGAGCCTCCTGTCTCAGTGAGCGGGCATAGTATTGGAGGAGCCGGGGAGgcaaggacagaggagagggagggggaggacggGATGGGTCTAGGTCTGTCCCCAGGAATAGGTTTAGGGGTGGGGGGCACCCCCAGGGAGGGGCGAGCTCGGCCCCGTGCCCCCATCAGTCTGGAGGAACCGGGGTCACTACCCTTCCTCCGCCTTGCTCACTTCTTCCTCCTGAATGATGAGGATGAGGAACAGCCCAGAGGACTCACCAAGGAGCAGATCGACAACCTCTCCACCAGGAACTTTGGGGAGAGTGATGCTCTGAAGACCTGCAGTGTGTGTATCACAGAGTATGCTGAGGGGAACAAGTTGAGGAAGTTGCCCTGTTCTCATGAGTACCATGTTCACTGTATCGACCGCTGGCTGTCTGAGAACTCCACCTGTCCTATCTGCCGCAGGGCCGTGTTGGTGTCTGCTAACCGGGAGAGTGTGGTCTAA
- the LOC118380499 gene encoding E3 ubiquitin-protein ligase RLIM isoform X2: MEGSDSSEPGASDQPEAQRRRQRDRLDREEAFYQFVNNLSEADYRLMRDNNLLGTPGEITAEELLSRLQQIKDGPEQQQPSINTSETGEATGELAEGPEDPSNGDTLLDWLNTVRRTGNTTRSGHRGNQSWRAVSRTNPNSGDFRFSLEINVNRNLAEQQARAEGEAEAQEEAPTRAPGNGVEVQPEAEVPMETGEVLEEPVVEEMAVIVEPEAEMEPVADVEAEPVADVEAEPVADIEAEPVADVEAEPVADVEAEPVADVEAEPVADVEAEPVADVEAEPVAEVEAEAEVEAELEAEVEAELEAEVEAELEAEVEAELEAEVEAELEAEVEAEPEAEVEAEPEAEVEAEPEAEVEAEPEAEVEAEPEAEVEAEPEAEVEADPEAELEAEMVPELVVEVVPQLPSPVTTTPPVSRPASPLVQAPPAAPAPPSPPPEEPPRRGQRRARSRSPEQRRTRARTTRSRSPLTLDRLPRHVPTSPAPQAPAEGSSRTRQHVLSRQSTAEYEAQSAGTGSDTGSGNVPEPGTTPPQEGEAAGGEGAAGRRPPTIMLDLQVRRVRPGEYRQRDSIANRTRSRSQNSNNTFLYESERGGFRRTFSRSERAGVRTYVSTIRIPIRRISDAGLGEATSMALQTMIRQIMTGFGELSYFMDSDSDSSDSNRGGGNPTGAADLAEALNTPDGGVASMAEGVEPPVSVSGHSIGGAGEARTEEREGEDGMGLGLSPGIGLGVGGTPREGRARPRAPISLEEPGSLPFLRLAHFFLLNDEDEEQPRGLTKEQIDNLSTRNFGESDALKTCSVCITEYAEGNKLRKLPCSHEYHVHCIDRWLSENSTCPICRRAVLVSANRESVV; this comes from the exons ATGGAGGGCTCCGACAGTTCTGAGCCAGGCGCCAGTGACCAACCAGAGGCCCAGCGCAGGCGGCAACGGGACCGGCTAGACCGGGAGGAGGCCTTCTACCAGTTTGTCAACAACCTGAGTGAGGCAGACTACCGGCTGATGAGAGACAACAACCTGCTAGGTACCCCAG GTGAGATCACAGCAGAGGAGTTGTTGAGTCGGCTGCAGCAGATTAAGGATGGACCAGAGCAGCAGCAGCCTAGCATCAACACCAGTGAGACTGGAGAAGCTACAGGAG AACTGGCAGAAGGTCCAGAGGACCCGTCTAACGGCGACACCCTCTTGGATTGGCTGAACACCGTCAGGCGGACAGGCAACACCACCCGCAGTGGTCACCGAGGCAACCAGTCATGGCGGGCGGTGAGCCGGACCAACCCAAACAGCGGAGACTTCCGGTTCAGTCTGGAGATCAACGTTAACCGTAACCTGGCCGAGCAGCAGGCCCGCGCCGAGGGGGAGGCCGAGGCGCAGGAGGAGGCCCCAACTAGAGCACCTGGCAATGGGGTGGAGGTCCAGCCGGAGGCGGAGGTGCCcatggagacaggagaggtgCTGGAGGAACCAGTTGTGGAGGAGATGGCTGTCATAGTGGAACCAGAAGCGGAGATGGAGCCAGTGGCTGATGTAGAAGCTGAGCCAGTGGCTGACGTAGAAGCTGAGCCAGTGGCTGACATAGAAGCTGAGCCAGTGGCTGACGTAGAAGCTGAGCCAGTGGCTGATGTAGAAGCTGAGCCAGTGGCTGACGTAGAAGCTGAGCCAGTGGCTGACGTAGAAGCTGAGCCAGTGGCTGACGTAGAAGCTGAGCCAGTGGCTGAAGTAGAAGCAGAGGCTGAAGTAGAAGCTGAGCTAGAGGCTGAAGTAGAAGCTGAGCTAGAGGCTGAAGTAGAAGCTGAGCTAGAGGCTGAAGTAGAAGCTGAGCTAGAGGCTGAAGTAGAAGCTGAGCTAGAGGCTGAAGTAGAAGCTGAGCCAGAGGCTGAAGTAGAAGCTGAGCCAGAGGCTGAAGTAGAAGCTGAGCCAGAGGCTGAAGTAGAAGCTGAGCCAGAGGCTGAAGTAGAAGCTGAGCCAGAGGCTGAAGTAGAAGCTGAGCCAGAG GCTGAAGTAGAAGCTGATCCAGAGGCAGAACTAGAAGCAGAGATGGTCCCAGagttagtagtagaggtagtccCACAGCTGCCCAGCCCTGTCACCACCACCCCTCCTGTCTCCAGACCAGCCAGTCCCCTGGTGCAGGCCCCTCCAGCCGCCCCTGCCCCTCCTAGCCCGCCCCCTGAGGAGCCTCCGCGACGGGGCCAGAGACGAGCCCGCAGCCGTAGCCCTGAGCAGCGCCGGACCAGGGCTCGCACCACACGAAGTCGTTCCCCCCTCACCCTGGACCGACTCCCCCGCCACGTCCCCACCAGCCCCGCCCCCCAGGCCCCCGCAGAGGGAAGCTCACGGACTCGACAGCATGTTCTGTCCCGGCAGAGCACCGCAGAGTACGAGGCCCAGTCAGCCGGAACAGGGTCTGACACGGGGTCTGGGAACGTCCCAGAGCCTGGTACCACCCCACCCCAGGAGGGAGAGGCCGCGGGCGGGGAGGGAGCAGCAGGACGACGTCCCCCCACCATCATGCTGGACCTGCAGGTGCGTCGTGTTCGTCCAGGTGAGTACCGCCAGAGGGACAGCATTGCTAACAGAACCCGCTCACGCTCCCAGAACTCCAACAACACCTTCCTGTACGAGAGTGAGAGGGGCGGGTTCCGCAGGACCTTCTCCAGGTCCGAGCGTGCGGGTGTGAGGACGTACGTCAGCACCATCAGGATCCCCATCAGGAGGATCAGTGATGCAGGGTTGGGAGAGGCCACCTCCATGGCTCTGCAGACCATGATACGACAGATCATGACCGGCTTCGGAGAGCTCAGCTACTTCATGGACTCAGACTCTGACTCCTCGGACTCAAACCGTGGCGGTGGTAACCCCACTGGCGCTGCCGACCTGGCCGAGGCGCTCAACACTCCCGACGGGGGAGTAGCCAGCATGGCGGAGGGGGTGGAGCCTCCTGTCTCAGTGAGCGGGCATAGTATTGGAGGAGCCGGGGAGgcaaggacagaggagagggagggggaggacggGATGGGTCTAGGTCTGTCCCCAGGAATAGGTTTAGGGGTGGGGGGCACCCCCAGGGAGGGGCGAGCTCGGCCCCGTGCCCCCATCAGTCTGGAGGAACCGGGGTCACTACCCTTCCTCCGCCTTGCTCACTTCTTCCTCCTGAATGATGAGGATGAGGAACAGCCCAGAGGACTCACCAAGGAGCAGATCGACAACCTCTCCACCAGGAACTTTGGGGAGAGTGATGCTCTGAAGACCTGCAGTGTGTGTATCACAGAGTATGCTGAGGGGAACAAGTTGAGGAAGTTGCCCTGTTCTCATGAGTACCATGTTCACTGTATCGACCGCTGGCTGTCTGAGAACTCCACCTGTCCTATCTGCCGCAGGGCCGTGTTGGTGTCTGCTAACCGGGAGAGTGTGGTCTAA
- the LOC118380499 gene encoding E3 ubiquitin-protein ligase RLIM isoform X8, protein MEGSDSSEPGASDQPEAQRRRQRDRLDREEAFYQFVNNLSEADYRLMRDNNLLGTPGEITAEELLSRLQQIKDGPEQQQPSINTSETGEATGELAEGPEDPSNGDTLLDWLNTVRRTGNTTRSGHRGNQSWRAVSRTNPNSGDFRFSLEINVNRNLAEQQARAEGEAEAQEEAPTRAPGNGVEVQPEAEVPMETGEVLEEPVVEEMAVIVEPEAEMEPVADVEAEPVADVEAEPVADIEAEPVADVEAEPVADVEAEPVADVEAEPVADVEAEPVADVEAEPVAEVEAEAEVEAELEAEVEAELEAEVEAELEAEVEAELEAEVEAEAEPEAEVEAEPEAEVEAEPEAEVEAEPEAEVEAEAEAEPEAEVEADPEAELEAEMVPELVVEVVPQLPSPVTTTPPVSRPASPLVQAPPAAPAPPSPPPEEPPRRGQRRARSRSPEQRRTRARTTRSRSPLTLDRLPRHVPTSPAPQAPAEGSSRTRQHVLSRQSTAEYEAQSAGTGSDTGSGNVPEPGTTPPQEGEAAGGEGAAGRRPPTIMLDLQVRRVRPGEYRQRDSIANRTRSRSQNSNNTFLYESERGGFRRTFSRSERAGVRTYVSTIRIPIRRISDAGLGEATSMALQTMIRQIMTGFGELSYFMDSDSDSSDSNRGGGNPTGAADLAEALNTPDGGVASMAEGVEPPVSVSGHSIGGAGEARTEEREGEDGMGLGLSPGIGLGVGGTPREGRARPRAPISLEEPGSLPFLRLAHFFLLNDEDEEQPRGLTKEQIDNLSTRNFGESDALKTCSVCITEYAEGNKLRKLPCSHEYHVHCIDRWLSENSTCPICRRAVLVSANRESVV, encoded by the exons ATGGAGGGCTCCGACAGTTCTGAGCCAGGCGCCAGTGACCAACCAGAGGCCCAGCGCAGGCGGCAACGGGACCGGCTAGACCGGGAGGAGGCCTTCTACCAGTTTGTCAACAACCTGAGTGAGGCAGACTACCGGCTGATGAGAGACAACAACCTGCTAGGTACCCCAG GTGAGATCACAGCAGAGGAGTTGTTGAGTCGGCTGCAGCAGATTAAGGATGGACCAGAGCAGCAGCAGCCTAGCATCAACACCAGTGAGACTGGAGAAGCTACAGGAG AACTGGCAGAAGGTCCAGAGGACCCGTCTAACGGCGACACCCTCTTGGATTGGCTGAACACCGTCAGGCGGACAGGCAACACCACCCGCAGTGGTCACCGAGGCAACCAGTCATGGCGGGCGGTGAGCCGGACCAACCCAAACAGCGGAGACTTCCGGTTCAGTCTGGAGATCAACGTTAACCGTAACCTGGCCGAGCAGCAGGCCCGCGCCGAGGGGGAGGCCGAGGCGCAGGAGGAGGCCCCAACTAGAGCACCTGGCAATGGGGTGGAGGTCCAGCCGGAGGCGGAGGTGCCcatggagacaggagaggtgCTGGAGGAACCAGTTGTGGAGGAGATGGCTGTCATAGTGGAACCAGAAGCGGAGATGGAGCCAGTGGCTGATGTAGAAGCTGAGCCAGTGGCTGACGTAGAAGCTGAGCCAGTGGCTGACATAGAAGCTGAGCCAGTGGCTGACGTAGAAGCTGAGCCAGTGGCTGATGTAGAAGCTGAGCCAGTGGCTGACGTAGAAGCTGAGCCAGTGGCTGACGTAGAAGCTGAGCCAGTGGCTGACGTAGAAGCTGAGCCAGTGGCTGAAGTAGAAGCAGAGGCTGAAGTAGAAGCTGAGCTAGAGGCTGAAGTAGAAGCTGAGCTAGAGGCTGAAGTAGAAGCTGAGCTAGAGGCTGAAGTAGAAGCTGAGCTAGAGGCTGAAGTAGAAGC AGAAGCTGAGCCAGAGGCTGAAGTAGAAGCTGAGCCAGAGGCTGAAGTAGAAGCTGAGCCAGAGGCTGAAGTAGAAGCTGAGCCAGAGGCTGAAgtagaagcagaagcagaagctgAGCCAGAGGCTGAAGTAGAAGCTGATCCAGAGGCAGAACTAGAAGCAGAGATGGTCCCAGagttagtagtagaggtagtccCACAGCTGCCCAGCCCTGTCACCACCACCCCTCCTGTCTCCAGACCAGCCAGTCCCCTGGTGCAGGCCCCTCCAGCCGCCCCTGCCCCTCCTAGCCCGCCCCCTGAGGAGCCTCCGCGACGGGGCCAGAGACGAGCCCGCAGCCGTAGCCCTGAGCAGCGCCGGACCAGGGCTCGCACCACACGAAGTCGTTCCCCCCTCACCCTGGACCGACTCCCCCGCCACGTCCCCACCAGCCCCGCCCCCCAGGCCCCCGCAGAGGGAAGCTCACGGACTCGACAGCATGTTCTGTCCCGGCAGAGCACCGCAGAGTACGAGGCCCAGTCAGCCGGAACAGGGTCTGACACGGGGTCTGGGAACGTCCCAGAGCCTGGTACCACCCCACCCCAGGAGGGAGAGGCCGCGGGCGGGGAGGGAGCAGCAGGACGACGTCCCCCCACCATCATGCTGGACCTGCAGGTGCGTCGTGTTCGTCCAGGTGAGTACCGCCAGAGGGACAGCATTGCTAACAGAACCCGCTCACGCTCCCAGAACTCCAACAACACCTTCCTGTACGAGAGTGAGAGGGGCGGGTTCCGCAGGACCTTCTCCAGGTCCGAGCGTGCGGGTGTGAGGACGTACGTCAGCACCATCAGGATCCCCATCAGGAGGATCAGTGATGCAGGGTTGGGAGAGGCCACCTCCATGGCTCTGCAGACCATGATACGACAGATCATGACCGGCTTCGGAGAGCTCAGCTACTTCATGGACTCAGACTCTGACTCCTCGGACTCAAACCGTGGCGGTGGTAACCCCACTGGCGCTGCCGACCTGGCCGAGGCGCTCAACACTCCCGACGGGGGAGTAGCCAGCATGGCGGAGGGGGTGGAGCCTCCTGTCTCAGTGAGCGGGCATAGTATTGGAGGAGCCGGGGAGgcaaggacagaggagagggagggggaggacggGATGGGTCTAGGTCTGTCCCCAGGAATAGGTTTAGGGGTGGGGGGCACCCCCAGGGAGGGGCGAGCTCGGCCCCGTGCCCCCATCAGTCTGGAGGAACCGGGGTCACTACCCTTCCTCCGCCTTGCTCACTTCTTCCTCCTGAATGATGAGGATGAGGAACAGCCCAGAGGACTCACCAAGGAGCAGATCGACAACCTCTCCACCAGGAACTTTGGGGAGAGTGATGCTCTGAAGACCTGCAGTGTGTGTATCACAGAGTATGCTGAGGGGAACAAGTTGAGGAAGTTGCCCTGTTCTCATGAGTACCATGTTCACTGTATCGACCGCTGGCTGTCTGAGAACTCCACCTGTCCTATCTGCCGCAGGGCCGTGTTGGTGTCTGCTAACCGGGAGAGTGTGGTCTAA
- the LOC118380499 gene encoding E3 ubiquitin-protein ligase RLIM isoform X14: protein MEGSDSSEPGASDQPEAQRRRQRDRLDREEAFYQFVNNLSEADYRLMRDNNLLGTPGEITAEELLSRLQQIKDGPEQQQPSINTSETGEATGELAEGPEDPSNGDTLLDWLNTVRRTGNTTRSGHRGNQSWRAVSRTNPNSGDFRFSLEINVNRNLAEQQARAEGEAEAQEEAPTRAPGNGVEVQPEAEVPMETGEVLEEPVVEEMAVIVEPEAEMEPVADVEAEPVADVEAEPVADIEAEPVADVEAEPVADVEAEPVADVEAEPVADVEAEPVADVEAEPVAEVEAEAEVEAELEAEVEAELEAEVEAELEAEVEAELEAEVEAEAEPEAEVEAEPEAEVEAEPEAEVEAEPEAEVEADPEAELEAEMVPELVVEVVPQLPSPVTTTPPVSRPASPLVQAPPAAPAPPSPPPEEPPRRGQRRARSRSPEQRRTRARTTRSRSPLTLDRLPRHVPTSPAPQAPAEGSSRTRQHVLSRQSTAEYEAQSAGTGSDTGSGNVPEPGTTPPQEGEAAGGEGAAGRRPPTIMLDLQVRRVRPGEYRQRDSIANRTRSRSQNSNNTFLYESERGGFRRTFSRSERAGVRTYVSTIRIPIRRISDAGLGEATSMALQTMIRQIMTGFGELSYFMDSDSDSSDSNRGGGNPTGAADLAEALNTPDGGVASMAEGVEPPVSVSGHSIGGAGEARTEEREGEDGMGLGLSPGIGLGVGGTPREGRARPRAPISLEEPGSLPFLRLAHFFLLNDEDEEQPRGLTKEQIDNLSTRNFGESDALKTCSVCITEYAEGNKLRKLPCSHEYHVHCIDRWLSENSTCPICRRAVLVSANRESVV from the exons ATGGAGGGCTCCGACAGTTCTGAGCCAGGCGCCAGTGACCAACCAGAGGCCCAGCGCAGGCGGCAACGGGACCGGCTAGACCGGGAGGAGGCCTTCTACCAGTTTGTCAACAACCTGAGTGAGGCAGACTACCGGCTGATGAGAGACAACAACCTGCTAGGTACCCCAG GTGAGATCACAGCAGAGGAGTTGTTGAGTCGGCTGCAGCAGATTAAGGATGGACCAGAGCAGCAGCAGCCTAGCATCAACACCAGTGAGACTGGAGAAGCTACAGGAG AACTGGCAGAAGGTCCAGAGGACCCGTCTAACGGCGACACCCTCTTGGATTGGCTGAACACCGTCAGGCGGACAGGCAACACCACCCGCAGTGGTCACCGAGGCAACCAGTCATGGCGGGCGGTGAGCCGGACCAACCCAAACAGCGGAGACTTCCGGTTCAGTCTGGAGATCAACGTTAACCGTAACCTGGCCGAGCAGCAGGCCCGCGCCGAGGGGGAGGCCGAGGCGCAGGAGGAGGCCCCAACTAGAGCACCTGGCAATGGGGTGGAGGTCCAGCCGGAGGCGGAGGTGCCcatggagacaggagaggtgCTGGAGGAACCAGTTGTGGAGGAGATGGCTGTCATAGTGGAACCAGAAGCGGAGATGGAGCCAGTGGCTGATGTAGAAGCTGAGCCAGTGGCTGACGTAGAAGCTGAGCCAGTGGCTGACATAGAAGCTGAGCCAGTGGCTGACGTAGAAGCTGAGCCAGTGGCTGATGTAGAAGCTGAGCCAGTGGCTGACGTAGAAGCTGAGCCAGTGGCTGACGTAGAAGCTGAGCCAGTGGCTGACGTAGAAGCTGAGCCAGTGGCTGAAGTAGAAGCAGAGGCTGAAGTAGAAGCTGAGCTAGAGGCTGAAGTAGAAGCTGAGCTAGAGGCTGAAGTAGAAGCTGAGCTAGAGGCTGAAGTAGAAGCTGAGCTAGAGGCTGAAGTAGAAGC AGAAGCTGAGCCAGAGGCTGAAGTAGAAGCTGAGCCAGAGGCTGAAGTAGAAGCTGAGCCAGAGGCTGAAGTAGAAGCTGAGCCAGAG GCTGAAGTAGAAGCTGATCCAGAGGCAGAACTAGAAGCAGAGATGGTCCCAGagttagtagtagaggtagtccCACAGCTGCCCAGCCCTGTCACCACCACCCCTCCTGTCTCCAGACCAGCCAGTCCCCTGGTGCAGGCCCCTCCAGCCGCCCCTGCCCCTCCTAGCCCGCCCCCTGAGGAGCCTCCGCGACGGGGCCAGAGACGAGCCCGCAGCCGTAGCCCTGAGCAGCGCCGGACCAGGGCTCGCACCACACGAAGTCGTTCCCCCCTCACCCTGGACCGACTCCCCCGCCACGTCCCCACCAGCCCCGCCCCCCAGGCCCCCGCAGAGGGAAGCTCACGGACTCGACAGCATGTTCTGTCCCGGCAGAGCACCGCAGAGTACGAGGCCCAGTCAGCCGGAACAGGGTCTGACACGGGGTCTGGGAACGTCCCAGAGCCTGGTACCACCCCACCCCAGGAGGGAGAGGCCGCGGGCGGGGAGGGAGCAGCAGGACGACGTCCCCCCACCATCATGCTGGACCTGCAGGTGCGTCGTGTTCGTCCAGGTGAGTACCGCCAGAGGGACAGCATTGCTAACAGAACCCGCTCACGCTCCCAGAACTCCAACAACACCTTCCTGTACGAGAGTGAGAGGGGCGGGTTCCGCAGGACCTTCTCCAGGTCCGAGCGTGCGGGTGTGAGGACGTACGTCAGCACCATCAGGATCCCCATCAGGAGGATCAGTGATGCAGGGTTGGGAGAGGCCACCTCCATGGCTCTGCAGACCATGATACGACAGATCATGACCGGCTTCGGAGAGCTCAGCTACTTCATGGACTCAGACTCTGACTCCTCGGACTCAAACCGTGGCGGTGGTAACCCCACTGGCGCTGCCGACCTGGCCGAGGCGCTCAACACTCCCGACGGGGGAGTAGCCAGCATGGCGGAGGGGGTGGAGCCTCCTGTCTCAGTGAGCGGGCATAGTATTGGAGGAGCCGGGGAGgcaaggacagaggagagggagggggaggacggGATGGGTCTAGGTCTGTCCCCAGGAATAGGTTTAGGGGTGGGGGGCACCCCCAGGGAGGGGCGAGCTCGGCCCCGTGCCCCCATCAGTCTGGAGGAACCGGGGTCACTACCCTTCCTCCGCCTTGCTCACTTCTTCCTCCTGAATGATGAGGATGAGGAACAGCCCAGAGGACTCACCAAGGAGCAGATCGACAACCTCTCCACCAGGAACTTTGGGGAGAGTGATGCTCTGAAGACCTGCAGTGTGTGTATCACAGAGTATGCTGAGGGGAACAAGTTGAGGAAGTTGCCCTGTTCTCATGAGTACCATGTTCACTGTATCGACCGCTGGCTGTCTGAGAACTCCACCTGTCCTATCTGCCGCAGGGCCGTGTTGGTGTCTGCTAACCGGGAGAGTGTGGTCTAA